One window of the Trifolium pratense cultivar HEN17-A07 linkage group LG2, ARS_RC_1.1, whole genome shotgun sequence genome contains the following:
- the LOC123908104 gene encoding magnesium transporter MRS2-3 yields the protein MRGNGIGIEEQRWGSTAVPAPGIIRKKGTSVRPWLVVEGSGDAEVVEVGKHAIMRRTGLPARDLRILDPLLSYPSTVLGRERAIVINLEHIKAIITANQVLLLNSRDPSVTPFVQELQARILRHHQATTNHHPDEGGIKILPFEFVALEACLEAACSVLENEAKTLEQEAHPALDKLTSKISTLNLERVRQIKSRLVAITGRVQKVRDELEHLLDDDEDMAEMYLTEKLLQQQSQQTSSEEDTVVDDTRHDDDDNNDMDIHHRAEISLEAGVGGGVASYEEEEDNDDDDHRNLRDIHGTHASTVYSAATIKLDVEELEMLLEAYFVQIDGTLNKLSTLREYVDDTEDYINIMLDDKQNHLLQMGVMLTTATLVVSAFVVVAGIFGMNIHIELFDDKLYGMREFLWTVGGGTAGTIFLYVVAIAWCKHKGLLE from the exons ATGCGCGGAAACGGAATCGGAATCGAAGAGCAGCGATGGGGATCAACCGCCGTACCAGCTCCGGGTATTATTCGGAAGAAAGGAACAAGTGTTCGTCCATGGTTAGTCGTGGAGGGTAGCGGAGATGCAGAGGTTGTTGAGGTCGGTAAACATGCCATCATGAGACGTACTGGACTCCCCGCTCGTGACCTTCGTATCCTTGATCCTCTTCTCTCTTACCCTTCCACCGTTCTCGGAAGAGAAAGAGCTATTGTCATCAATTTGGAACACATCAAAGCTATTATTACAGCTAACCAAGTTCTTCTTCTCAATTCAAGAGACCCTTCTGTTACTCCTTTCGTTCAAGAACTTCAAGCTAGGATCCTCCGTCATCACCAAGCTACTACTAATCATCATCCCGATGAAGGAGGAATTAAGATTCTTCCATTCGAATTTGTCGCTCTTGAAGCCTGTCTTGAAGCTGCTTGTAGCGTCTTGGAGAATGAAGCTAAGACGTTAGAGCAAGAAGCACATCCTGCTCTTGATAAATTGACATCCAAGATCAGTACTCTTAATTTGGAACGTGTTCGTCAAATTAAGAGCCGATTGGTTGCGATAACTGGTCGTGTTCAAAAAGTCAGAGATGAATTGGAACATTtgcttgatgatgatgaagatatgGCTGAGATGTATCTCACTGAAAAGTTACTTCAACAGCAATCACAACAAACTTCTTCTGAGGAAGACACTGTTGTTGATGATACTcgtcatgatgatgatgataataatgacatggatattcaTCATAGAGCTGAAATATCATTGGAAGCAGGTGTAGGAGGAGGTGTGGCAAGTTATGAGGAGGAAGAAgacaatgatgatgatgatcatcGTAATCTAAGGGATATCCATGGAACACACGCAAGCACTGTCTACAGTGCCGCCACCATCAAGCTTGACGTTGAGGAGCTTGAGATGCTCTTGGAAGCATACTTCGTTCAGATTGATGGCACTCTCAACAAGCTCTCCACG CTGAGGGAGTATGTTGATGACACTGAGGATTACATCAACATAATGCTGGATGACAAACAGAACCATCTTCTCCAAATGGGAGTCATGTTGACCACGGCAACTCTGGTAGTGAGTGCCTTTGTTGTTGTGGCTGGTATTTTTGGCATGAATATTCATATTGAGCTGTTTGATGATAAATTGTATGGGATGAGGGAGTTTCTCTGGACTGTTGGTGGAGGCACTGCCGGGACCATATTCTTGTATGTGGTTGCCATTGCCTGGTGCAAGCACAAAGGCTTGCTAGAATAA